A stretch of the Leptidea sinapis chromosome 17, ilLepSina1.1, whole genome shotgun sequence genome encodes the following:
- the LOC126969230 gene encoding myrosinase 1-like isoform X1: MIARMRAFVFRYFVIFCIAFASCKETPRQEVRRLPDGLLLGTATAAYQVEGAWNEDGKTENIYDYLTHTNTCYATDCGNGDVAANSYHMYKRDVEMMRELGIDFYRFSLSWNRLLPTSFPDKINQAGVDYYNNLINEMLKYNIEPVVTLFHWDLPQKLQQLGGWTNPHVVDWFGDYVKVAFELFGDRVKYWITINEPHQVCYYGYGTEMLAPALNLTGEADYLCAKNLLLAHARAYHIYDQEFRPKQDGMIFITINTEWYEPASDSDDDVEAANDLIQFRWGQYAHPIYSKSGDFPDVMKKRIGELSEKQGFLRSRLPEMSQEEIDYVRGTSDLFGLNHYSTYFSYRNVSTEQYYSQILGPSFNSDSGALTYQLPEWRIGESPITMYVPWGFYNLLTYIRNEYDNIPVFITENGMATHGGLIDNDRVTYYRGYMSAMLDAIEEGSNIMGYTAWSLMDNFEWLRGYTERFGIYEIDFEDPARPRTPRKSAYVYKEIVRSRTIDMNYEPDMSIPMTIDA; encoded by the exons ATGATTGCAAGAATGAGAGCTTTTGTATTTAG ATATTTTGTGATCTTTTGTATTGCATTTGCATCCTGTAAAGAGACTCCACGGCAAGAAGTCAGACGTCTTCCAGATGGGTTGTTACTGGGAACAGCAACGGCGGCATACCAAGTAGAAGGTGCATGGAATGAAGATg GTAAAACGGAAAACATTTACGACTATCTAACGCACACTAATACATGCTATGCAACGGATTGTGGCAACGGCGATGTGGCTGCTAACTCTTACCACATGTACAAACGAGATGTTGAAATGATGAGAGAACTTGGGATTGACTTTTACCGATTTTCTCTTTCTTGGAATAGACTGCTTCCTACGAGCTTCCCAGATAAAATCAACCAGGCTGGTGTTGACTACTACAATAATCTTATAAATGAAATGCTTAAGTACAATATTGAACCTGTGGTTACTCTATTTCATTGGGATCTACCCCAGAAATTACAGCAGCTTGGTGGGTGGACTAATCCCCATGTTGTTGACTGGTTTGGAGACTATGTGAAAGTAGCATTTGAATTATTTGGAGATAGAGTTAAGTACTGGATAACAATAAATGAGCCACATCAAGTTTGTTATTATGGATATGGTACTGAGATGTTAGCTCCAGCATTAAACCTAACTGGTGAAGCTGATTATTTATGCGCAAAGAATTTACTGTTAGCGCATGCACGAGCTTATCATATCTACGATCAAGAATTCAGACCTAAACAAGATGGTATGATATTTATCACAATCAATACCGAATGGTATGAACCTGCTAGTGATAGTGATGATGACGTTGAAGCAGCAAATGATCTTATTCAATTTAGG TGGGGTCAATATGCTCATCCCATTTATTCAAAAAGTGGCGATTTCCCTGATGTAATGAAGAAAAGAATAGGCGAATTGAGTGAAAAGCAAGGCTTCTTGAGATCCAGATTGCCTGAAATGTCACAAGAAGAGATAGATTACGTTCGAGGGACCTCTGATTTATTTGGTCTCAATCATTACTCTACATATTTCTCATACAGAAATGTATCCACTGAACAGTACTATAGCCAAATTCTTGGTCCATCATTTAACTCAGATTCTGGTGCCTTGACATATCAACTACCTGAGTGGAGAATTGGAGAATCTCCTATCACTATG TACGTGCCATGGGGCTTTTACAATCTTCTTACATATATACGGAACGAATATGACAATATACCAGTTTTCATAACAGAAAATGGAATGGCTACTCATGGTGGGTTAATTGATAATGACAGAGTGACGTACTACCGTGGATATATGTCTGCCATGTTAGATGCCATAGAAGAGGGTTCAAATATAATGGGATACACGGCTTGGAGCCTGATGGATAATTTTGAATGGTTGAGGGGCTACac GGAACGTTTCGGGATCTACGAAATAGATTTTGAGGATCCAGCCAGACCTCGTACTCCACGAAAATCTGCGTATGTCTATAAAGAGATTGTTCGTTCTCGGACTATCGATATGAATTACGAACCTGACATGTCAATTCCTATGACTATTGATGCTTGA